One genomic segment of Centropristis striata isolate RG_2023a ecotype Rhode Island chromosome 13, C.striata_1.0, whole genome shotgun sequence includes these proteins:
- the rabep2 gene encoding rab GTPase-binding effector protein 2, with protein sequence MSSTRQDTEASLQAQLAECRAQVEHWQGVATICELSKQEELAELQKQCDQEIQSLQEALRETAEQYEARISVLQSQPAEWRRASGQNLMSGRKGRMDTSNESPQSISNSLTEAEASAFTDRRHHLPAELEASADGEGTPLSTEAYFSLRNCDSASLSSFSLDTPSLPRKLHAQEDTDSLVSTGTLVPEAIYLPPAGHRLVTHSDWDALNAQLSELRGEVSRLQAEKEDLEKELDTQTNHTHKQVSLLQGQVHTSEALLQELQKSFSQSQNAVQSRLAELSFSQRKVCSELSRLKGEEVEDEGPDSRSFPATLQGAHCEERLRIEIVNLREQLDTRTEENEVLEVQLSSLKTETERIQAQKDHLQAELLACRTELEALRVALSHVQSTNKGLSHDKASLHQQCLELRSQVISLRSQVDTSQTVQQDFVQLSQSLQVKLEVIRQAETLEQVREILEERVSEAGPSPADAS encoded by the exons ATGAGCTCCACGAGACAAgacacag AGGCGAGCCTGCAGGCCCAGCTAGCCGAGTGCCGAGCTCAGGTCGAACACTGGCAGGGTGTGGCGACGATCTGTGAGCTGAGCAAACAGGAGGAACTGGCAGAGCTGCAAAAACAATGTGATCAAGAGATCCAGTCGCTGCAGGAGGCTCTCAGAG AGACAGCAGAGCAGTATGAGGCCAGAATATCTGTCCTGCAGTCTCAGCCTGCGGAGTGGAGGAGAGCCAGTGGACAGAACCTG ATGAGTGGAAGGAAAGGCAGGATGGATACAAGTAACGAGTCCCCGCAATCCATCAGCAACAGCCTGACGGAGGCCGAGGCCTCAGCGTTCACGGACCGGAGGCACCACCTCCCAGCAGAGCTCGAGGCGTCGGCGGACGGAGAAGGAACGCCGCTTTCAACAGAAGCTTATTTTTCACTGCGGAACTGCGACTCGGCCTCGTTGTCCTCCTTCTCCTTAGACACGCCGTCTCTGCCCAGAAAGCTCCACGCTCAGGAAGACACCGACTCTCTGGTTTCCACGGGGACTCTGGTGCCTGAAGCCATCTACCTGCCGCCGGCCGGACACCGGCTGGTCACGCACAGCGACTGGGACGCTCTCAATGCACAG CTGTCAGAGCTGCGAGGGGAGGTGAGTCGGCTGCAGGCTGAGAAGGAGGATCTGGAGAAAGAACTGGACACACAgaccaaccacacacacaaacag GTATCATTGCTCCAGGGTCAGGTCCACACTTCAGAGGCCCTCCTGCAGGAGCTGCAGAAATCTTTTAGCCAATCACAGAATGCCGTCCAGAGTCGGCTG GCAGAGTTATCCTTCTCCCAGAGGAAGGTGTGCAGTGAGCTGTCCCGGCTGaagggagaggaggtggaggatgaAGGACCAGACTCCCGCTCATTCCCAGCAACA CTGCAGGGAGCACACTGTGAGGAGCGTCTCCGCATCGAGATAGTCAACCTGAGGGAGCAGCTGGACACCCGGACAGAGGAGAACG AAGTTTTAGAAG tgcagCTGTCCAGTCTGAAGACGGAGACGGAGAGGATCCAGGCTCAGAAGGACCATCTGCAGGCTGAACTGCTGGCCTGCCGCACTGAACTGGAAGCCCTGCGGGTGGCGCTGTCTCATGTGCAGAGCACCAACAAGGGCCTCAGTCATGATAAG gCGTCTCTGCACCAACAGTGTCTGGAGCTGCGTAGTCAGGTGATCAGTCTGCGCTCTCAGGTGGACACCAGCCAGACTGTCCAGCAGGACTTCGTCCAGCTCTCCCAGTCGCTGCAG GTGAAGCTGGAGGTGATTCGGCAGGCTGAGACTCTTGAACAGGTCCGGGAGATCCTTGAGGAGAGAGTCAGTGAAGCCGGTCCGTCTCCTGCAGACGCCTCGTGA